A region from the Benincasa hispida cultivar B227 chromosome 12, ASM972705v1, whole genome shotgun sequence genome encodes:
- the LOC120067752 gene encoding protein SCAI: MSQPGNPANSSSSNSSIPVSEAYWSLVDKADRKFSKIRDLPYYERNRYDAYFHKAFKVYTQLWKFQQENRQKLVEAGLKRWEIGEIASRIAQLYFGQYMRTSEASYLSESYVFYEAILTREYFKEGFFQDVSLANKQLRFLSRFLMVCLVLNRREMVHQLVNQLKMLLDECKRTFQETDFREWKLVVQEIMKFLKADTAFMNIRPFRYSVVLEPHPDSLTPVPPTLTKRYLRLQDAILSSYNHNEVKFSELTLDTFRMIQSLEWEPSGSFYRPNNRSGQNGGSGPSRSNFSQDIVDPTLPSNPRKSILYRPSVTHFLAVLATICEEMPSDGVLLIYLSAAGSGKNVSSSPAGTDLGCESINNAEDIDKTRSPCGQVEGNIGPQSGCLSFGTRGKGGLSCIYPSDLVPFTRRPFLLIIDSDGSEAFETIHGAEKGEPTAMLLSSSATSHSVATDYSRHGSLFTLFLTAPLHAFCLLLGISGSDVDMDTFSKAENVLSSSLSEWGQLLVTSESIDQVWAQILNDPFIRRLLLRFIFCRTVLALYAPTLGKKEYVPRCVPSLPSIVDPTTATSQSVVMKIAKILGASRSFVFTENLVLPEN, from the exons ATGTCGCAGCCGGGAAATCCGGCCAATAGCAGCAGCAGCAACAGTAGCATTCCAGTGAGCGAAGCCTACTGGTCTCTTGTTGACAAAGCTGACCGGAAGTTCTCCAAGATCAGGGACCTGCCTTATTACGAGCGCAATAG GTACGATGCGTATTTCCATAAGGCGTTCAAAGTTTACACACAATTATGGAAGTTTCAGCAAGAGAATCGTCAGAAGTTGGTAGAGGCGGGGCTAAAGAGATGGGAGATTGGCGAGATTGCTTCACGAATTGCTCAGCTTTACTTTGGGCAATACATGAGGACCAGTGAGGCGAGCTATTTGTCTGAGTCTTACGTATTTTATGAAGCAATATTGACTCGAGAGTACTTCAAGGAGGGATTTTTTCAAGATGTCAGTCTTGCAAACAAGCAGTTGAGATTTCTGTCCAGATTTCTGATGGTGTGCTTGGTTTTGAATCGAAGAGAAATGGTGCATCAGTTGGTCAATCAGCTTAAAATGTTGCTCGACGAGTGTAAGAGAACATTCCAG GAAACGGACTTTAGAGAATGGAAGCTGGTAGTTCAGgaaataatgaaatttttgaAAGCAGATACAGCCTTTATGAATATCAGGCCTTTCAGATATAGTGTTGTGTTAGAGCCTCATCCAGATTCTCTAACACCTGTTCCTCCAACACTTACAAAGAGATACTTGAGGTTACAGGATGCTATTCTGAGTAGCTACAATCATAACGAG GTCAAGTTTTCTGAGCTCACACTAGACACTTTCAGGATGATCCAGAGCCTGGAGTGGGAACCTAGTGGTTCATTTTATCGACCAAATAATAGAAGTGGGCAGAATGGTGGCTCTGGGCCAAGTCGCAGTAACTTCTCACAGGATATAGTTGATCCTACTCTTCCATCTAATCCTCGGAAGTCAATTTTATACCGTCCTTCAGTGACACATTTTTTAGCA GTTCTAGCTACAATTTGTGAGGAGATGCCAAGTGATGGGGTTCTCTTAATATATTTATCAGCTGCAG GCAGTGGAAAGAATGTTTCATCTTCCCCAGCTGGCACTGATCTAGGCTGTGAGTCTATCAACAATGCGGAGGATATTGATAAAACCAGGTCTCCTTGTGGTCAAGTTGAAGGAAACATAGGTCCCCAAAGTGGTTGCTTATCATTTGGCACCCGTGGAAAAGGAG GATTAAGCTGCATATATCCAAGCGACTTAGTTCCATTTACTAGAAGgccatttcttttaattattgatAGTGACGGCAGTGAAGCATTTGAG ACTATTCATGGAGCAGAAAAGGGAGAGCCAACTGCAATGCTGTTATCTTCCAGTGCTACTAGCCATAGTGTTGCTACCGATTATTCCCGTCATGGAAGCCTTTTCACCCTTTTTCTCACAGCTCCACTGCATGCTTTCTGTCTATTGCTTGGTATCTCAGGCTCTGATGTAGATATG GATACATTTAGTAAAGCTGAGAACGTGCTATCCTCGTCATTAAGTGAGTGGGGGCAGTTATTGGTGACATCAGAGAGCATTGATCAAGTTTGGGCACAGATTCTGAATGATCCGTTCATAAGGCGACTTCTCTTGAG ATTTATATTCTGTCGTACTGTGTTAGCACTTTACGCGCCAACCTTGGGTAAGAAGGAATATGTTCCGAGGTGTGTGCCATCGTTGCCCTCCATCGTTGATCCGACAACTGCAACATCACAATCTGTAGTCATGAAGATAGCAAAAATCCTTGGTGCAAGTCGCAGTTTCGTCTTCACAGAAAACCTGGTACTTCCTGAAAACTAG
- the LOC120068515 gene encoding RING-H2 finger protein ATL52-like: MDSVGIPDSSPPFNSFFKDCSQEICSAFCPQWCAFTFPPPPPLFGLDDSDDSGTFFSPLIVAVIGILASAFVLVTYYAIVSKYCRRRVDDSGGAGPGEDFEADRVVNDTRQSSAGPGLDEALIKSISIYKFKKGEGLIEGSDCSVCLSEFQENESLRLLPKCNHAFHLTCIDTWLKSSSSCPLCRCNIASTNPPPPSVTALGYRHSSDAVVVVVQDLSENVSQEAVVVEIVTDSTHPDQESPNRNPHPQISDQGNGRTEGRGEESVGSIRTVSEDHQSSPYPNRNLSVADILSINHEEDDEVEAMDSPMAAAGSGPSNGNGKETEKSRNRNGGVLNSAVRMSISSGIFSFARYAKGKSSNSPI; this comes from the coding sequence ATGGACTCCGTCGGAATCCCCGATTCCTCTCCGCCGTTCAATTCCTTCTTCAAAGACTGTTCTCAAGAAATTTGCTCAGCTTTCTGTCCACAGTGGTGCGCCTTCACGTTCCCGCCGCCGCCGCCTCTCTTCGGCCTTGACGACAGCGACGATTCCGGTACGTTCTTCTCACCTCTTATAGTCGCAGTGATCGGGATCTTAGCTAGCGCGTTTGTTTTAGTCACTTACTACGCGATCGTTTCGAAATACTGCCGGCGGAGAGTCGACGATAGTGGCGGAGCTGGACCGGGAGAGGATTTTGAGGCGGATCGAGTGGTTAACGATACGCGGCAGTCCAGTGCGGGACCGGGATTGGATGAGGCACTGATCAAATCAATCTCGATTTACAAGTTCAAGAAGGGCGAAGGATTGATCGAAGGAAGCGATTGCTCTGTTTgtttgagtgaatttcaagaaaacgAGAGTTTGCGATTGTTGCCTAAATGTAATCACGCTTTTCATCTCACTTGTATTGATACTTGGTTGAAATCTAGTTCGAGTTGTCCTCTCTGTCGCTGCAATATCGCATCGACGAATCCTCCGCCGCCGTCCGTGACGGCGCTAGGTTACCGCCATAGTAGCGACGCGGTCGTTGTCGTCGTTCAAGATTTGTCCGAAAACGTAAGCCAGGAGGCCGTCGTGGTCGAAATCGTAACCGATTCAACACATCCAGATCAAGAAAGTCCAAATCGAAATCCACATCCGCAGATTTCCGATCAAGGAAACGGAAGAACAGAGGGAAGAGGAGAAGAATCTGTCGGTTCGATTAGGACAGTTTCAGAGGATCATCAGTCGTCTCCATATCCAAATCGAAATCTCTCTGTTGCAGATATACTGAGTATCAACCACGAAGAAGACGACGAGGTTGAAGCTATGGATTCGCCAATGGCGGCGGCCGGTAGTGGTCCATCAAACGGCAACGGGAAAGAAACGGAAAAATCCAGAAACAGAAACGGCGGCGTTTTGAATTCCGCTGTGAGAATGTCGATTTCATCTGGAATTTTTTCTTTCGCAAGGTATGCAAAAGGGAAGAGTTCGAATTCACCAATTTGa